CGGCACGGGCGGATCCGGTAAGTCGGCAGCTTTGCGCAGCATCGCCATCGCCGCGGCTGTCACACCCCGTGGCGGACCCGTGCACGTTTACGGAATCGACTGTGGTTCAAACGGCCTGAAGATGCTCGACGGTCTTCCACACGTGGGCGAGATCATCAACGGCGACGACGTGGAAAGAGTTGGCCGGCTGCTCCGATGGCTCAAGGAAGTCGCTGACGATCGGGCAGCCCGGTTCGCGGAGGTCCGTGCCTCAACAATCGTCGAGTACCGGGAGCTGGCCAACAAGCCGGACGAGAAGCGCATCTTCATTCTGGTGGACGGTATGTCTTCCTTCCGGGAAGGGTACGAATACAGCAAACTGTCCACTCTCTGGGACATCTTCCTGACCCTGGCCACAGACGGCCGTCCGCTGGGCATCCACCTGGTCGTGAGCGGTGACCGCACCAACTCCGTCCCGGCGTCGCTCCTTGCTTCCATCCAGAAGCGGTTGGTCCTTCGCCTCAGCTCCGAAGACGACTACATGACCCTTGACGTACCCAAGGACGTCCTCAACGCAGCTTCGCCTCCCGGGCGTGGACTGCTGGACGGACTCGAGGTCCAGCTCGCTGTTCTCGGCGGCAACTCGAACCTTGCCCTGCAGGCGAGGGAAGTGGCCAAGCTCAGCCAGGCAATGATCCGACAGGGCCTCGAGCAGGCGCCCCAGATCCAGCGACTCCCCGAACTGGTGGACCTGGACATCCTGCCCGGCGGCGCTCCGGACAACCCGGTCATCGGCGTCGACGACGAGACCCTCGGCCCCGCCGCCATTGCGGCCAAGGGTTCCCTCCTGCTTGCGGGACCCCCGGGTGCTGGGCGAACGGTGGCACTGGTCACCCTGGCGTATGCGCTGCGTCGCTCCAATCCCCGGACGGACCTCATCTACATTGGTTCGCGGCGCTCGGCGGTTGCGGACCTGAACATTTGGAGCCGGTCCCTGGTGGGACCGGACGAGGTGTCGGATGTGGTCGACGATCTTATCGACAAGGCATCGGATAATCCGGGCACCATGGCCATATTCATCGAGGGACTGACAGAGTTCACCGATACTCTGGCCGAGTCCGGCGTCGGCCGGCTGGTCACGGCAGCGATCAAGGCCGACCAATGGGTGGTGGGAGAGTCCGAAACGTCCACCTGGTCGCAGGCCTGGTCCCTCGCCCAGCCGTTCAAGTCCGGGCGTCGCGGGCTGCTGCTGAACCCGGGAGATGTGGAGGGCGATTCCTTGCTCAACACCTCGCTTGGCCGTGTCAGCCCGGACTTCATTCCGGGCCGCGGGTACATCGTGGGCCGCGGAAAAGTACGCAAGCTCCAGATCGCCATGCCACCCGAGAACCGGGGCTAGGATTTGCCGACGCGCAGGGGAATGTAGGAGGATTTCTCGAAACACCCCCAATTTCGGGGCGCCCCAACGCCCCAGCTGAGGTTACTTTCATGAGACACTCCGTTGTCCCTGCCGTCTTCCTGGCCGCTGGCTTGCTGCTGGCACCGGCCGCCGCTGCCCAGGCTGTCCCCTGTGGAGGGAAGCTGACCTGCGCTCCCACCGGGGGAGTGGAAGGCCCGACGCCGACCCAACCGGGGCTGGCTCCGGAACTGGACCAGAAGCCCGCGCCCAAGCCGGAACCGACCCGTGCACGCGAGACCCAGCCCGCGCCGCCACCGGTTGCGCCCGCCCCTCCCGTGCAGGTTCCCCAGCAGCCGCGGGTGACGCAGTTCGTTACCGTGGCACCCCAGGTGGCCAACCCGGTACAAAGCACGCCGGAACCAACTCAGGCCCCTGAAACCACGGCGGCGTCAGCAACGCCGTCGGCAACTCCCTCAGCGAGCCCCAGCACCGCAAGCCCGAGTCCCTCCAAGTCCTCCAACTGGAACACGCCCGTGGACAAGGGCCATGCGACGCAGGCCGCAGTGTTGGCATCGAACTCCTTCACCGGGCCCAACCTGATGGGCCTGTTCGGCATCTTGGGTGGCGTGCTGCTGGTGGGCTTGGGCGGATTGGGATTCGCCCTCTGGAGCAAGAACCGGCTCTCCTCCCACTAGCAGCGCTTTAATGTCGGTGGCTTGCGGCAAGATAGACCTGTGAGCACACCAGAAATCGCGAATCCGGTAGAAACCACAGGTGAAGGTGCGGCAGCCGCCGTCGTCGAAGCGGAAGGGACCCCGCCTTCAGGGTCGTTGCGGGACGAATATGAGCAATTAGCCGACCTCGTCCGCAAGTACCGTTATGCCTATTACCAGGAAGACTCACCCACGGTCTCGGACGCAGAGTTCGATGAACTCTACCGCCGCCTTGAGGAGCTGGAAGCTCTTCATCCGGAGCTCGTCTCCAACGATTCCCCCACACAGGAGGTCGGTGGGGAAGTCTCATCGGCGTTCGCAGCAGTGGAGCACCTGCAGCGGATGTACAGCCTTGATGACGTCTTTTCGCTGGATGAACTCGAAGCGTGGGTCCGCAAGGCCGAAGCATCCGTCGCGAAGCTCGGTGACAGAGTTCCGCCTATCAACTGGCTGACGGAGTTGAAAATCGATGGCCTCGCCGTGAACCTCCTGTATCGGGACGGCAAGTTGGTGCGCGCGGCCACTCGCGGCGATGGCACCACCGGGGAAGACATCACTCACAATGTCCTCACCATCAAGGAGATCCCGCGGGAACTCAGCGGGTCCGGTTACCCGACGGAAGTGGAAATCCGGGGCGAAGTGTTCATTCCGTCCAAGGCGTTCACGGAGTTCAACCAGAGCCTTGTGGCCGCGGGCAAAGCGCCCCTCGCCAACCCACGCAACGCGGCCGCGGGCTCCCTGCGGCAAAAGGATCCGGCCGAAACGGCGAAGCGTCCGCTGAGCATGTTCGTCCACGGCATCGGCGCCCGTGAGGGACTGGATGCGACCAGCCAGTCGGAAACGTACCAATTGCTCGCCGAATGGGGACTGCCGGTTAGTCCCTATTCGAAGGTGCTGGACACTTACGAGGGCGTCCTCGAATTCATTGCGCACTATGGCGAGCACCGCCACGACCTCCTTCACGAGATCGACGGCATCGTGGTCAAGATTGACGATTTCGCCACCCAGCGCGCCCTCGGCTACACCTCCAGGGTGCCCAGGTGGGCGGCGGCGTACAAATACCCGCCGGAAGAAGTGCACACCAAGCTCCTGGACATCATGGTCAACGTCGGCCGGACCGGGCGGGTCACGCCGTTCGGCCTGATGGAGCCCGTGAAGGTCGCCGGTTCCACAGTGGGCATGGCCACCCTGCACAACCAGGACGTCGTCAAGGCCAAGGGCGTCATGATCGGGGACATCGTGATCCTGCGAAAGGCCGGCGACGTCATCCCCGAAATCGTTGGCCCCGTCCTGGCCTTGCGGGACAAGCAGGACCCGCCCGTCCGCGAGTTCGTGATGCCCACCGAATGCCCTTCCTGCGGTACGCCACTGGCGCCGTCCAAGGAAGGGGACGTGGACATCCGCTGCCCCAACGCCAAGTCGTGCCCGTCCCAGTTGCGGGAGCGCGTGTTCCACGTCGCCAGCAGGGGTGCGTTCGACATTGAAGCGCTGGGCTGGGAAGCGGCCGTTGCACTGACCCAGCCTGCAGAGCCGGAAACCCCGCCGCTGAGCAGCGAGGCCGGACTGTTCAGCCTGACGCGCGAGGACCTTGCCGATGTCCTGATCCGCAGGGAAAAGCGTTCCAAGGGCGTGGGCACGGGGGAGTTCGAACTCGTCCCGTATTTCTACACCAAGGGAACCGCCAAGTCCCCGTCCAAGCCGACGGCGACCACCGAGAAACTCTTTGTGGAACTGGAGAAAGCCAAGAAGCAGCCCCTGTGGCGCGTGCTGGTGGCACTCTCCATCCGGCACGTCGGCCCGACCGCTTCCCGTGCACTGGCCACAGCGTTCGGCAGCATGGACGCCATCCGTAACGCCACCGAGGAGCAAATGGCGCACGTGGACGGAGTGGGCCCCACCATAGCCGTGGCCCTCAAGGAGTGGTTTGCCGTGGACTGGCACAACGAAATCGTGGACAGCTGGGCTGCTGCGGGAGTCCGGATGGAGGATGAGCGCGACTCCTCAATGCCGCGGACACTTGAAGGCCTCACCGTGGTGGTCACCGGAACGCTTCCGAACTTCAGCAGGGACGAGGCCAAGGAAGCCATCATCATCCGCGGCGGCAAGGCCTCGGGATCCGTCTCCAAGAACACCAGCTACCTCGTGGCCGGCGAAAGTGCAGGGACCAAGCTGGACAAGGCTGAACAGCTGGGGGTTCCCGTGCTGGACGAGGACGGCTTCCGCGAGCTGCTGGCCAACGGGCCGGCGACGACGGACGCGGACCCGGACACTGAAGCGGCGGCGAACACTGAAGCCGCAGCGGACTCTGACGCGATACCGGAGGCAGCATCCGAATGACCGATGCATTGGAGCTGCTTGCTGTGGCCAAACGCGCCGCTGCTGCCGGCGCAGCTGTCCTTGCCCGTCGATCCGTCACCGGGACCGGCGGGGAAGGCCTGGAAACCACCAACAAAGGGGAAGCGGGCGACTGGGTCACCGCTTTCGATATCGCAGCAGAGAACGCGGTCCGCGACGCAATCCTGGCCGAACGCCCCCGTGATGCGCTGACGGGGGAGGAGCACGGAACCACCCGGCCCCAGGACCATTCAGGGTATCGGTGGTCCATTGATCCTCTGGACGGGACCACCAACTTCATCCGCAACATCGTCTACTACGCAACGTCCGTTGCCGTGGCGGACTCCGACGGCGTGTGGCTGGCCGGAGTGGTGCACGCGCCGGCGCTGGGCCGGGTCTATTCGGCTGCCCGCGGACACGGGGCCTGGGTGGAAGCTGGTGGTCACTCAACACGGCTCGAAGGTCCGGTACCTGGGCGGAAGGGGCTGATCCTGGCCACGGGTTTCAGCTACGATCCTGCCACGCGCGCAAGCCAGGTGGAGGGACTGGGCGAGGTGATGGACGGTTTCGCCGATGTCCGGCGCCTGGGGTCGGCGGCACTGGATCTTTGCATGGTGGCGGATGGCACCTTTGACGCCTACGGGGAACGTGGGCTCAACGAGCACGACTTCTCGGCGGGTGCGCTGATCGCTGAAGAGGCTGGCTGTTGGGTGCGGCGGCCCCGGCTTCGGAGCCCGCTCGACGGCGGACCCAGCACCGAGGACCGCTTGGCGGCGTGGATGTGCGCCGGGGCGTTGGAACTGTCCGGCAAATTCCCTTTGTGACCACCGCCCTGTGATCACCACTCTCGCCATCGCCAACTACCGTTCCATCCGGGACCTTGCCATGGAGTTGCATGGCCTGGATGTCGTGACTGGAGCCAACGGCAGCGGCAAGTCCTCGCTGTACCGTGCCTTGCGGCTGTTGGCCGAATGCGCCGGCGGGGATTCCGGAAACGTGGTGGGTTCCCTGGCCAGGGACGGCGGTTTGTCGTCCACGTTGTGGGCCGGGCCGGAGTCCATCAGCGAGGCCATGCGGCGCGGCGAAGTTCCCGTCCAGGGAACGGTCCGCCGGGAATCCGTGAACCTGAAACTGGGCTACTCCGGTGATGACTTCGGATATTTGGTGGACCTCGGCATGCCGGTTGCCAGCGGCTCCGGTTTTGATGAAGCCACTGGCAGGCCCCGGCCCTCGGCCTTCAGCCTGGACCCCGAGATCAAAAGGGAGCAGATCTTTTCGGGACCCGTGGCACGGCCGGGTTCGCTGTTGGTTGATCGCAAGGGAAGCCTCGCCAAACTGCGGGAACCCGGCGGGGAATGGACCGAGCTTTCACGGCGGCTCGATACCTTCCAGAGCATGCTGACAGAAGTCTCGGACCAGGACCGGGCCCCGGAAGTGTTGCGTGTCCGGGACTCGGTTCGATCCTGGCGGTTTTACGACCATTTCCGCACCGACGCAGATGCTCCGGCCCGACAAGCCCAGATCGGCACCAGGACCCCCGTGTTGCACCATAGTGGACGGGACCTGGCGGCCGCTCTCCAAACGCTGCGGGAGGTGGGCTTCGAGCGGCAGTTGGATGCCGCCGTCGACCACGCCTTTCCCGGAAGCCGGCTGGAGATCGCCGTCAACGACGGCAGGTTCAGCGTGGAGCTTCGCCAACCCGGGATGCTGAGGCCCATGAAAGCCGCCGAACTTTCAGACGGTACGTTGCGCTTCCTGTTGCTCACGGCAGCGCTCCTGACGCCGAGGCCGCCGGAATTGATGGTCCTGAACGAACCGGAGACCAGCCTCCACGTAGACCTGATGCCGGCACTGGCTGGATTGATTGTCCAAGCCAGTGCCAGCAGCCAGATGATCGTCGTGACCCATTCCGAGGCACTGCTCAAGGCGCTTCGCGACAGCGGCGCTGCGCACGAGCATGAGCTGTATAAAGACTTGGGCGAAACCAGGATCAAGGGTTTGGGTTCCCTGGAGGGTCCGTTGTGGAGCTGGCCCAAGCGCTAAGGTGCCCCTGCCCGCTCTAGAACGCTGATCCGATGGAGGCGAGCGCCTGGGCTTCGGCGTGGGCGTACTGGCTTTCCGGCCGCGCCAGTCCGTAGTGTCCGCGCAACGTGGAGGCCGTGTATTCGGTGCGGAAGAGGCCGCGCTGCTGAAGGATCGGCACCACCTGGTCCACGAAGACCTCCAGTCCGGAGGGAAGGACGGGCGGCATGATGTTGAAACCGTCAGCAGCTCCTGCGAAGAACCAGTCCTGGAGTGCGTCCGCCACCTGCTCGGGGGTGCCGGAGAAGGTGCGGTGTCCACGGCCACCACCCAGACGGCCGATCAGTTGCCGGACGGTGAGTTTCTCGCGGCGGGCCAGTTCCACAATCAACGTGTAACGGCTTTTGGCTCCCTCGATTTCATCTTCGGAGGGAAGGTCCGCGGGCAACTGACGGTCCAGCGGAAGGTCTTCTGGGGACAGCCGGAGGGTCTTGGCGAGTTGTTCCCGCGCGTATTCGGGCTTGATCAGTTCGTCGAGTTCGCGCTCCAGCTTCAGCGCTTCGGCCTCTGTGGAGCCAATCACCGGGACGATGCCGGGCAGGATCTTGATGCCCTCGGGGTCACGACCCACGGCAGCGGTGCGTGCTTTCAGGTCCGAATAGAACGCCTGCGCGTCCGCGAGGGTTTGGTGGGCGGTGAAGACTGCTTCCGCGTACTGTGCTGCGAGAGTCTTGCCGTTCTCCGATGATCCCGCCTGCACAATCAGGGGGTGGCCTTGGGGGGAGCGCGGGACGTTAAGCGGACCCCGGACCCGGAAATGCCTCCCTTCGTGGTCGATGACCCGGATTTTCGTGTCGTCGCCCCACACGCCCTCGGCTTTGTCCGCGAGTACGGCGTCGTCTTCCCAGCTGTCCCAGAGTTTCCGGGCCACCTCGATGAATTCGGCGGCCCGTTCGTAGCGGACAGCATGGGCGGGTTGATCGTCTACACCGAAGTTGCGTGCGGCGTCAGGTCCGGCGGTGGTGACCACGTTCCAACCTGCCCGGCCACCGCTGACCCAGTCCACGGACGCGAAACGGCGCGCCAGGTTGAAGGGGTCGTTGTAGGTGGTGGAGGCCGTGGCGATGAGCCCGATCTTCTGCGTGACCGCCGCAATGGCGGTCAGCAATACCGTGGGCTCCAATTTGCCGGCGGGACGGCGGCCCACTTCCCCAAACAGGACCGGGGAATCGGCGAAGAAGATGGAGTCCAGCTTTCCGCGTTCGGCTGTTCGGGCCAGGTGCTGGTAATGCTCAACCTTGGTGACGGCCAGTGGATCGCTCTCAGGCAGGCGCCAGGACGCTTCGTGGTGGCCAGTGCTCATGAGGAAGGCGTTGAGGTGAAGGTGGCGCTGTGGTTCAGTCATGGGGTTCTCCTCGGTTCATGCCGGATGGGGGAGGGCAGGCTGTGGTGTGTGGCAACTCAAGCACGCCCCCAACGGCCTCCGCCAGCGCTCCGACATGTGCCCGCAACAGCACGAAACCGGGGTTCACCGCGCGAAACCCGGCTCAATTCGACGCCACGGAAGGCAACACAAAAAGCCAGCTGCTGGGGCGGACGCAACCCGGGCAACCGGCGTCGTGCCTTCTGTTCATGACTGATAGTTCCGTCACTGAAAGCGCTGTTTGGTGCGGGGCATGCATGCTGCCCGACTACCATTGGTAGGTGCTTTCGCCGATTACCGTCCGTCCCGCCCTGCCCGAAGACTACGACGCCGTTGCCCGCATTACGCAGGACTCCTACGTCACCGCGGGGTACTACGGTGACGCCGAACACCCATACCTGCAGAAACTCCAGGACGTGGCCGGCCGGGCAGAGCACGCCGACGTGCTGGTGGCTGAGCGTGACGGAGAGGTTATCGGGTCCGTGACCGCGGCTCCGGCCGGTGGTGGCTTCTCGGACATCGGGCTGGAGGACGAACTGGAACTCCGCACCCTCGTGGTGGACCCGGCAGTCCAGCGTTCCGGGGCAGGCCGTGCGCTGGTCCAGGCTGTCGTGGACCAGGCCAAGGCCATGGACGGGATCAACGCGGTATCCCTGACCACGGGTGCGACGTGGGAGAGTGCCAATGCCCTATACGCCCGGACCGGCTTTGACCGTGCCCCGCACCGGGACTGGTTCGTGCCCGGCACCGACATAAAACTGTTCGTTTACAGGCTCGAGCTCGGGCAGTCATAAAGTTTCCTTCGAAGCGCCGGTCACCGGGCCGGGCGCAACGACAGGAAGGCGCGCCATGCGCAAGACATTCGGCACGGGTTCGGTCTGGGAACAGACCCTTGGCTACTCCCGCGCGGTCCAGGTGGACAACACCCTCTTCATTTCCGCTACGGCAGCATCCGGCGAAAACGGCATTGTTGGCGATGATTTCTACTCGCAGACCACGTTCATCCTCGAAAAGCTTGGCTCGGTGCTCCAGGACGCCGGCTTCTCCTACGAGGACGTCGTCCAGTCCAAGCTGTACCTGACGGACATCAGCAAGTGGGAAGACGCCGGCCGTGCGCACGGCGAGGTCTTCGGCGAGATCCGTCCCACGCTGTCCCTTGTCCACGTGCTGCCGTTCCTGGACCCGAAAATGTTGGTGGAGATCGAGCTCGTAGCGCAGAAGTCCGCGTAGCGCGCCCATCTGAGGCGTAAAAAACGTACCCGGCTGGGTCAGCCCGGGACGCCGTACCGGTGTTCCGGGCGGCCTGTGGTTCCGTAGCGCAGTTGGATCTCGACGGCGCCATCATCGGCGAGCGATGACAGGTACCTTTGGGCCGTGGCGC
This Paenarthrobacter sp. GOM3 DNA region includes the following protein-coding sequences:
- the ligA gene encoding NAD-dependent DNA ligase LigA codes for the protein MSTPEIANPVETTGEGAAAAVVEAEGTPPSGSLRDEYEQLADLVRKYRYAYYQEDSPTVSDAEFDELYRRLEELEALHPELVSNDSPTQEVGGEVSSAFAAVEHLQRMYSLDDVFSLDELEAWVRKAEASVAKLGDRVPPINWLTELKIDGLAVNLLYRDGKLVRAATRGDGTTGEDITHNVLTIKEIPRELSGSGYPTEVEIRGEVFIPSKAFTEFNQSLVAAGKAPLANPRNAAAGSLRQKDPAETAKRPLSMFVHGIGAREGLDATSQSETYQLLAEWGLPVSPYSKVLDTYEGVLEFIAHYGEHRHDLLHEIDGIVVKIDDFATQRALGYTSRVPRWAAAYKYPPEEVHTKLLDIMVNVGRTGRVTPFGLMEPVKVAGSTVGMATLHNQDVVKAKGVMIGDIVILRKAGDVIPEIVGPVLALRDKQDPPVREFVMPTECPSCGTPLAPSKEGDVDIRCPNAKSCPSQLRERVFHVASRGAFDIEALGWEAAVALTQPAEPETPPLSSEAGLFSLTREDLADVLIRREKRSKGVGTGEFELVPYFYTKGTAKSPSKPTATTEKLFVELEKAKKQPLWRVLVALSIRHVGPTASRALATAFGSMDAIRNATEEQMAHVDGVGPTIAVALKEWFAVDWHNEIVDSWAAAGVRMEDERDSSMPRTLEGLTVVVTGTLPNFSRDEAKEAIIIRGGKASGSVSKNTSYLVAGESAGTKLDKAEQLGVPVLDEDGFRELLANGPATTDADPDTEAAANTEAAADSDAIPEAASE
- a CDS encoding inositol monophosphatase family protein, with protein sequence MTDALELLAVAKRAAAAGAAVLARRSVTGTGGEGLETTNKGEAGDWVTAFDIAAENAVRDAILAERPRDALTGEEHGTTRPQDHSGYRWSIDPLDGTTNFIRNIVYYATSVAVADSDGVWLAGVVHAPALGRVYSAARGHGAWVEAGGHSTRLEGPVPGRKGLILATGFSYDPATRASQVEGLGEVMDGFADVRRLGSAALDLCMVADGTFDAYGERGLNEHDFSAGALIAEEAGCWVRRPRLRSPLDGGPSTEDRLAAWMCAGALELSGKFPL
- a CDS encoding AAA family ATPase — protein: MITTLAIANYRSIRDLAMELHGLDVVTGANGSGKSSLYRALRLLAECAGGDSGNVVGSLARDGGLSSTLWAGPESISEAMRRGEVPVQGTVRRESVNLKLGYSGDDFGYLVDLGMPVASGSGFDEATGRPRPSAFSLDPEIKREQIFSGPVARPGSLLVDRKGSLAKLREPGGEWTELSRRLDTFQSMLTEVSDQDRAPEVLRVRDSVRSWRFYDHFRTDADAPARQAQIGTRTPVLHHSGRDLAAALQTLREVGFERQLDAAVDHAFPGSRLEIAVNDGRFSVELRQPGMLRPMKAAELSDGTLRFLLLTAALLTPRPPELMVLNEPETSLHVDLMPALAGLIVQASASSQMIVVTHSEALLKALRDSGAAHEHELYKDLGETRIKGLGSLEGPLWSWPKR
- a CDS encoding LLM class flavin-dependent oxidoreductase, with translation MTEPQRHLHLNAFLMSTGHHEASWRLPESDPLAVTKVEHYQHLARTAERGKLDSIFFADSPVLFGEVGRRPAGKLEPTVLLTAIAAVTQKIGLIATASTTYNDPFNLARRFASVDWVSGGRAGWNVVTTAGPDAARNFGVDDQPAHAVRYERAAEFIEVARKLWDSWEDDAVLADKAEGVWGDDTKIRVIDHEGRHFRVRGPLNVPRSPQGHPLIVQAGSSENGKTLAAQYAEAVFTAHQTLADAQAFYSDLKARTAAVGRDPEGIKILPGIVPVIGSTEAEALKLERELDELIKPEYAREQLAKTLRLSPEDLPLDRQLPADLPSEDEIEGAKSRYTLIVELARREKLTVRQLIGRLGGGRGHRTFSGTPEQVADALQDWFFAGAADGFNIMPPVLPSGLEVFVDQVVPILQQRGLFRTEYTASTLRGHYGLARPESQYAHAEAQALASIGSAF
- a CDS encoding GNAT family N-acetyltransferase, coding for MLSPITVRPALPEDYDAVARITQDSYVTAGYYGDAEHPYLQKLQDVAGRAEHADVLVAERDGEVIGSVTAAPAGGGFSDIGLEDELELRTLVVDPAVQRSGAGRALVQAVVDQAKAMDGINAVSLTTGATWESANALYARTGFDRAPHRDWFVPGTDIKLFVYRLELGQS
- a CDS encoding RidA family protein, yielding MRKTFGTGSVWEQTLGYSRAVQVDNTLFISATAASGENGIVGDDFYSQTTFILEKLGSVLQDAGFSYEDVVQSKLYLTDISKWEDAGRAHGEVFGEIRPTLSLVHVLPFLDPKMLVEIELVAQKSA